ACCACCTAATATTCAAGCATCACACTGGTTGGCACTGTTCATTACGAATGTGGAGAGTGAGCCAGAGTAGGAGAGAAAAAActtgaaaatcttttttaaaaaagaatactgaatATAACCTTTTGAAATTTTGTGTCATAACTGAACATCAATATATTGTTCTATCAGATTTAGATGAGATAGGACATATTATCAGAGAATCATAGttggaaaagatattagagtttGTCAATCTGATTCcccaacacacatatatacacagttAATATTTCTTATACTATCCTGACAAATGATCTAGCCTCTGATTGAACACTTGTAATAATCACAATTTTGGACCAATGTTTGTTACCAAGTTGTTCTTACACTAGGCCTAAGGATAAATTACTTAAATCACACTGTATGAGTGTACACTGTGAATGAATGTTCTCTCCTGTGGACTGCTTAAACTGATAGGCCTGTGACTCTTGTCAAGCCAAttaatttgtttgcctcagtttcctcaattataaaatggggataataacatcaactaatttgcagggttgttgtgaggatcaagtaagatatttttaacaaggctatataaatttcttttcttttccccttcagaAGTTAATTTATGCACTTAGGGGCTACCAAGATATAACGAGCTTCTTACCTATCCCCCAGACAACAGTATTGTTGTTTGTCATTTTATTGACATTGACTCCCTTGCTAGTTAGGGTCTGCTGCTCACTATTAATCTTTGATGTTCTCttcctattttattctttgtcacCAATCACTTGTTACTCATCTCAAGTTACCTTTTGACATAGCAGAAGTTTTGTATACCAATTGTAATGAAAAGCTTCCAGCaaactttctaaaaaaattattgctGCATAGTCCTGATTTCTTTGCCTCCTAAAGTTTTTCAGCCCGTATTTTGGTTTGGAGgatataaacatttaaagaaaatggaaCACTTGCAGCAAAGTATAGCAGCAGAAAGACCAGCAAAACTTGGGAGCATTTCACATGAGACCTGGTAGTTCTAGCCATACAACTAAATTAACTGTGCAACTCTGAGCACAACTTATGTAGGAATTGATTCATCTGTGATGAGTGGAAttatttaattcaatagttcctcTGATGTTGAAGAGAAGTTGATTTTCATTTCCCTAAAGCCTTATAATCATGGTACATACAGTGGTTAATGAAGAGCATGGGAAAGAGAAGACACTGTTGCTATCATGTCTCCTCAATGATAATTCTAGTATGTCCCTGAGTGGGAGGGGAGGGGCACCTGGTTGTAACGGAtaccttaaaattgatactagctgttcttcaaacaagacattccatctctcatctctgagtattttctctggctgtacCCTATGCCTGAATTGTTTTCCTTCCACATCTTGTGGACTACtgacctccttggcttcctttaactCCCAattaaattccatcttttactggaagctTTCACCAAATTCcactttattcctatactttctcacTGTTAATTATGACCTATTCATCCTGTATATACACCTTGCTTTTTATAtctttgcatgttatctccccaattagattgtaagctccttgagggaaggaaatgacttgcctttttttgtatccctcagcatttagcatagtccctaacacacagtaggagcttaacaaTTACTGACACCAATGGGGCTAAATAATCACTAGTGTTTCTTTCAGTTacaaaattctatgatcctacttAGGTGAAATACTGTACACAAAACTACTTGAAACATTAGTAACTGTAagaaactatataaatacaaactattaaaaatcttcaattttcCTTAGGGTAAGATTCTAACAATGCTGGCACATAATGAAAAAGTTAGCATGATAACCATTTCAATCCAATAAGTATTTCTTAGATGCAGTGACCAATGAAGTTATGTAGAACAAGAGATGGAGAAGTCATTGCATgtgctttccttcttttcaaaGTGATAAATCACTTCACCCAATAATTCAGGTTCATGTTTCCTATgtttggactttaaaaaaaatacatgtctTCCTCTTGTGGTTCCATGATGGTCTGTGAAGCTAGGAACAGGTTAAACAATAATGAAATCTATCAATTTAATCAATCCAATTGCACAAGTCCTTTTgtcttgtttaaaaaatttaggaAACGAACTTATTCTAAAActtaattagggggcagctgggtagctcagtggactgagagccaggcctagagacgggaggtcctaggttcaaatctggcctcagacacttcccagctgtgtgaccctgggcaagtcacttgacccccattgcctacccttaccactcttccacctgtaagtcaattcacagaagttaagggtttaaaaaaaaatgtttaaaaaaaaattaattaaatttgtcCATTGTTGTATTTGATgagaaggaaaatttttttttggacatcAAGATAATAAGTTCATAACAGATGTTAAGATTATAAAATTTCAATACTTAAGACAAAAAATTCTTAACCTCCCTGGCAACTCTGCTTTAAAGTTATCATAAAGTAATCACACCCCAAAACAAGAGTGGCTTCCTGAATTTCCTTCTTGGCTTTCTCCTCCAGGAGCCCAAATAATCTTAGGTCCTTTTTGGCTTTTCCTTAAAATACTATCTTTATAACCAAAGAATACTGGAGAATGTGACACATCTTAATCTGCCATCAATCATCCAGACAAAATTACTCCAAGAATTAGTTGGATTttatgaaatttaatattttggGCCCCTCTTTCCCCCACTCATTCTCTTTATCAGCTCTGCTGAGACTTTCCAAACTTTGCCATCATACCTCAGCTGTAGTCTCATTTGGGAATTTCCTTCAGAGCCTGGAACTTCTACATTCTTGAACATCCATCAGCCATGGGTCTCTTTTTCCCCCTAGTGAGTTCCTTCCAAGTCCTCCATTTGGGGGAGAAGCCCTGGTTTACTAGCCTTCATTTTCTTCCAaggattttgaaaataataattcttctcctcctctctaaaaAATCCTTCCAGAACTTCACAAATAATAGTTGACAATGAATATAACTAGGACTTTTTGTGAATAAGTTAATTCAATatgcaatcattttttaaaagtattttaaaaatactattaaaatgtccatatcttAGGTTTAATCACAAGTTTCATTTGAAGTAAAGATTATAAAAAAAGCTGAGATGTCATTTACTacaaaaagactgaacaaataCTTCCAACGAAAGCATCTGTGTTGAAAAGAggaaatacaagaagaaaattcTGATTCATCTATGTGGCAGGATGTACTAGCTATGGAAACTCAGAAATAAGAATGCTGAGATATGctttatcagaaaaattcatTGATGAATAAGGGCCGATGGGACAGCTGTATTAAATAAGCTGTCAATATAATGTTAAATTAACTGccatgtaagaaataaaaaactaaaacaaggttccaatatataacataatattcaTAAAAGCACTTTTGCTATAGTTTTATCCATCAATTTGCAATGGTTTGAAAAAATGGTATACAAATATgattataaatgataaaaaaatctggagaaacataggaagatttttatgaactgatgcagaatgaaataataaacataatgattataaagtaaatgaaaagatcactaaaatAAAGCCCAgagaataacaaaatataaagaagGTGTGAGGGAGAGGGGCAGAATCAGAAGGGACATTATTACATACATCACTAGATTCAACTACTATatcaaacttttttgttttttaattaaaaggaagCATTCATTTTGGAAAGGGAAGAAGTATCCTCACCAGAaatgactgatataaatataaaacatcaaTGAAACTGTTTTTAAGCCAATATCAATATGCACAACGCTACTTTCCATTTGAGGAAAGTGTTTAAGTACAAAGATGTTTGGATTTTTAAAGTTCAGTAAAacttcatctatttatttagcAAATGGCAAACAGAAtcttaaacagaaaaagaataaagcaaCAAAAACTGAATTATGAGTTTCATCTTAAAATAAAAGTAGATGTTTCCTATGTAATAATTTTGCAGCAGTCAAAAAcattaaaatgagagaatgaaaaCAATGAGACTGGAGCCATTTTCTTAGACTTCCATTAATATTACAACTCATTACTAACATATTGATGTAAATTTTAACTTATCCAAATCCAAAATTTTGTTATTTCCAATTTTAATCAACTAATTTGTTATGTTTTAACAGCTGAATTAGTCTTatgcaattaatttttaaaagatacttaCCTTGATACATGGGCAAATTCTTTAATCCTGAACTACAGTGAACCACTATTTTCAATTAGCATCTTTCAAATCATCTGAATTACTTATTGCCAACAAATACTAGTCAGGAAATGATAAGTGTGTGTTTCTACTTTAGTTGATTCATCATTCAGTAAAGTGCAAATCTTGAAATTAGAATGTATTACCTAAATGAGTAGACTTTCCTTAATACAGTTCCAGTTCCTGGAATGTGGAATGTCCTAGGTTCCCAGTCATCATGGTGACCAAGTGCTACAGGGTCTTAGGGCTGCTCTATGCTCCAATACTTCAATTCTCCATTCAAATCAAATCAGCAGCACCTAATCAGTgagccttcccttctccctctctaaaATAAAAGTCGAAATTGCTTCCTACAGTTTGATGGATTACATGGTGTGAACACCCCAAGGCCTTTCCAGGCATGGAAGCCAATACCCCAACTACAAGGAAAGGGCATGGAGCAGCCAGTTTGACAACTACTGGGAAACAGGTCTCCAGGAACTGAAAGCGGGGGTGGCTTCAAATGAGACACCACTCTTTCCCATAGCACCCCTGTCCTTTGAAGCTgtcattttaaaagatgttttctccccccactccctcccCATATCGGTAGAACTGTTCCTTCCAAACCTAAATGTCATCCCTCAGATAAGAGATGGAAGGCTCCTGAACCAGagtccctccccctcccacaaGGGTCCGGGGAGTAAGGGCGGAGGTGGAGGGGGGGCGTCTCTCACACGGAAGCAGAAACAATTATGACATTTCCCTCTCCCACCACCGCCCCGCGCAAAACAGGACCCCAACAGGgacgccccctcccccccataagGGCACCAACGTCAACGATCAGGGTCCGAAGGGGAGGGAAGGCGCCCTCCACCTTCGCCCCCACACCACCACGCCTCATTGCAGGCTAAGGGCCCAATAGGGGGGCCAGGGGCGCGCTgaaactggggggaggggggagtgacGGGAGGAGGCTCAGTCCGGGCCAAGGGTGGGGCAGGGAGGACCGAGGACAGAAAAGGCCTCACCTTGACCCTGATTTCATAGGTGGTGAAGCGGCCTCGGCCGACCCCCACGGTTTGTGGGTTGCTCACGTCGATTTCAAGGAAGTTACTGGGCGGCCCGTAGGCGTCATTCAGGTTCTGCGGTTTGGTGATCAGCCGTCGGGTGTCAGCTACGGTCTCCGCCATTTCGCCGCtgctcccccctcctcctcctcctcctcctgccgcCGCGGCTTCTTCTTCAACCTCCAcagccgccgccgctgccgccgccgccgcccacCCGGGGGAAACCGAGTTAGAGCTCGAGCTTGCGCGCTCCCGCACGCTGGCAAGCACGCACTCACGCAAGCACGCGCGCGCTCTGCTCCCACCCTAGCTCGTTCGCTcgccccacccacccacccttgGGGGCTACGGCTCGGGAGGGACTGGAGGCTTGGGCTCGCGGTCGCCCTGTAGTGCGAAACTCCTCCCGAGTTCCTAGGGGAAAACAGCTGACTTCAGTGGAGCACGCAAGCACACGCAGATACCGCTGCTGGGAGGAcccagagaggagggagggacgGAGGAAGAGGCTACTCGAGGAGGCGGTAGGGTGTCCAGGGCGAGGGAAGGGAAACGTGAAAGGCACCATGGACCTTGTAGTCTTCCTAGCGTCTTGGCCCAGGGCTAGAAGGAACGTGCTTGTGGAGGGAGACGAGGGACCAAGTAAGACTACAACTCCCACAATGCACAAGGAGAAGAGCACAGACAATGAAGGGTTTTGGTTCAAGGGTGTTCAAGGGCCCGCCCgcagagaaaatgggaaaaacgGGATGGGCTCCTCAGCCTTGTGTCTGCGTTGTTGGGGCTGGGGTGGCCGGAACACCGGAAATGACAGTCACGAGAAAGGGGGACGTGGCGGGGGAAGGGTTAAGTAAATGGTCTAaggacaaaatcaaaacaaaagcaaagctGATAATTTCAATCTGCCCCGTTGTACTAATGAAGCACTAACCATTATTCTCTAGGTCTCCCTTTGgtttatttgaagtttttttgttttttgttttttgtttttttttaatatttcaagcaTCAGAAGGCGGCAGCTAAGTTGTATAGTGGAAACAGTGTTGAACTTAGAgatagaaagatctgagttcaaattcagcctcaggtgTTTTTACTAGCCTTGTAACTAGGTTAGTCATTTAACTtataactgcctcagtttccctaactgtaaaatggggataataacagcacctatctctccaaattgttgtgaggatcaaatgagattatatttgcaaAGTTTGTGTACACATGTGTGCACATAACTGTAGGCTTCTCCCAGCCTCCTCAGAAGACAGCTTGGAAGGACTCTTGGAGATCATCTTCATGTTGTCACTTCATGTTGTCACAAtctcaaaatattatatattcaacATGTCACTTCATGTTGTCACAAtctcaaaatattatatattcaacatatttttatatctataaccTTGAAGAAACTACCTCTTAAACATTTCCACTTTGCTATTTTTCCCATCATTTCATTAATTGGGAGATAAGTCTGGGTTCTGTTAGCTGTCAATATTTGCTCTATATTTTTTAAGCTTGCAAAGCAGTTTTTTCACAACACCTGAGGTACAGTATGGCAGAGAAgtattataaatgaagaaacaggttaagtgatatgGTCACAAGGATTAGGTATTAAGGCCAGGAACCAAACCCAAACGTTGTTTCTACAATCCCTCTGCTACACACTATGGCCAACATTGCCTCTACTACAAAATCAGAGAATTGCAGTCTTGGGATATCAgaatccatctagtccaaaccattGGCTAATAATCTCCTTTACAGTATACCCAAAGAATGATGATCCCGTATTTGCTTAAATTATTAGTTAgccaataaacatgtattaagctaTTTCTATGGCCTAGagatggatacaaagaaaggcaaaagacaattcttgtCTTTCCAATCTAATGGAGAAAGGAACTTGTCTACAaactatatataagataaataggaaataatcaatagagaaaaggcactagaattaagagagatcaggaaaggcttcctgtagaaaatgaTATTTTACAAGAACTTGATACTCAGGGAAACTAGGAGGGAGATGAAGAGGGATGTCATTCCATGTTtagagagacagccagagaaaatggcctggagtcaagagacagagtgtcttgtttgaagaacaagaagaaaataaactagGTTCCTATACCATTTCCcaaatttgaaatgtaaatactcatactaaaaatttaacaattgcctttttatttttaaagacctttacattccatcttagaatcactactgtgtattggttctaaggcagaagagcagtaagggccaggtaatgggggttaagtgacttgctcaagatcacacagctaggaagtgtctgaggccacatttgagcctgggacctcctgtctctgggcctggttctcaatccactgagccacccagctgtccccaacaaTTGCCTTTCTGGATCCAGCTTCAGCTGGGTCTGGCAGATTACACAAGGATAAGCCTAGCTAAATAGAGAGAAGTTCATCAGCAGAAGAATGACCACCATCAATATTTTTTGGCCATTGTAACTCaagaaatggatgaaaatacAAAATAGCCCTTGATCCAGGATGATCTTCTTTGGTTCTAGTAGTAATACATGCACTAAGCAAGTCACAAAAAGGGACTAAAGAAAGGgtgctaaaaatataaaatcatagatttaggctAGGAAAACCTTTAAGAGTCACCCCCTTCATTGTTAAGGAAAATAAGATGcagtgaagttaaatgacttggccaaggtcatacaggtagtaaacaGCAGAgcaaatatttgaactcagattttcgtGTTCCAAATCCAGTGATCCTTTGACTGTACCATGCTTCCTCTCAGTCAAACAGTACCTATTCCTTTTACAAACATTAATTTAAACCTTGGCATTCCTAATGTATGATTTCATTCCACTACCACCAGGTTGACACACCTCTAGAGGAACTGAACATAATAGGACCATAATAGGATTTTTGTATTGTAATTAATTTACAACCAGAAGACATAAAGAAGTTGTGGATATACAAAAAAGTTAGTTTAAAGTTATCCTTGTAGGGAAAATTAAGGTCTGTAGACATTAATTTCATTTGTGGTTCAAAGACAACAGAAAACATTTTATAGGACATGTTGCCTTGTATGTATgttattaatcctttttgattttatagtaatataagtttaatatatgaatatatatgtgttataatattaatgcatacccaaaaagctttagtctatggaaacctgccatgaattgataaatattatgggactgtgattaatgattttgtctgattccaggagaagggaacacaagagccactAAACAGTGCTAAGAAGgtacaaggtcatggagacctatcagtcccaatgggattgatgagaaactacaaaagtgccaagaagcacaaggttaAATAGACCGtatcaatccaggtaggattgaggaacttctatgccaatactgaaggacttgaatTTAGCGATTGGGGTTTGAGGTTGtggcttttctgacatatgttagaggccagacttccctgagTTTCATCTTAGTCAAGCacaaaaggttggccatcatcctggcttaCCCTATCCCAgagaagtgcaggcaaatcaaacCAGGGAAAGATACTTTCCTTGCACATAAATTTGGTCCTTTTATTTctaagtgtggcaactttctgaAGTCCTGGCTATTGAATTGGGTAATTGCACAATtgcataaatcactttaattgggctttgattcaaggacctgttataagtttatttttccttacatttttgcacataagactttgatatttcacatttcattcacgttattttttctcttttatttggatttttatttatattttttgtttcttttcccaattgatttcatacaaccccattactcagccatgtatccttagcttatctggggtaccctcttcaggggaggaTATGTTATTAATTAATTCTCCTGGGGAggtgtatgttttataatcaaaatgtctgtattataatctataatgtaaaatttaaattcttttgagagtaatttcaggggggggggaataagttattctcctcagaagggaatgtatgtattataatctataatgtaaagtttaaattcttctgagagtaatttcaggataagaaatttgccatctccccagaatccagacaaagaacctgtttggagaaggcaccatgaagttgcctgaagaacctacactgcatcatgaaggtccaaaatgaactttgggatgcaattggttgaactatggggagttgaatgcatttgttttgaatgtacactcttatgctgaaggggactgcccccaattggcatTTTATTAAtgagcctagcaatcattggatcattggttttgtcctcttttctttttatccccaaatttctgtaatttataagttatgtttacaagagctttcGGGAGACCAGTCTCATTCATGCTCTTCACGGGgaaatgtgatattggaaatttgggtgtccttgaactaattttgaggtccctgatcaagtcctgtggacatttagagctctttcaaactatatttcccatgattcctggcttacatAAATGACATAGGCAATTACCcaaaaatgtagagaaaaaaataaaggctgaGTGGGTGGAAGGGGGACACCTTCTTTTCTGGCTGAAGAAGCATAGTTGTGGAGGTATGGCAGGGCTTTCAAACAGGCAagtggcttcattttcctaaatggctatcaataaacccttaaaaaccatgatattttaaaatctatacttttatattaattttatttcttacagagtAAACAAAGAGATCATGAGGAATGTAACTTTAGTTTATGCACTCACTGTCTATGATGGTGGAAGTCTTTCAAAAACTTGAAAAAACTTTCCAAGATAACAGCGCATTTTTAAGCCATTAAAGCTTAAAACACCCTATGACTTTTGAGATGCCCTGTGTACCTCAATACTCAACAATTTCAATGAATGTGAAAGTAGTTAAGGGAGGAACATTGGAagataggatttttaaaatatggttcagttttttaaaatgaaatgtggGCTACTTACATTCCACTCACCTTATATCATAAAATGTTTAAGGAAAGAGAAGTACTAGATATAGTAAGTACCAAATAAAATCATCCCCCACTCCCTGctaaaaatcaatatatattaaCAGACAAGAAATGATTAGCTACAGTCATTTCAAAATCAGACTTCAATCAGTTCATGTTCAGTGTGTGGTAAAGTCAACTGACcaaggcaaaagtaaaaataaacccAATTAGAAAAAGGATATAcaacaatgattcccaaagtgggtgcaactgccccctggtgggtgctgcagtgatccagggaaccagtgatggccacaggtacatttgcaaaaggagatccctaCGGCTTATCTtgaaatatgggctgtaattcaaaagttcttaattgtatttccttcatcatatttagtggacCGTGGATTCAGTacggtaaccaatttattaacaaaaaaaaagaaacctattgcaaatagtcaatcgcggtgatttaagattactgctgatgaaaatagagctgaggattactaaattggtagcagcacaccaggtttatcttcattaagatgattttgaatgttttaactttttttgtattacattctattctgagttcaataaatagtttcataatttcaaagttcaatttacacctttactatattttacaaaaaaggtagaaacattactacatatatctttcctattaattgctattaaaatttttttaaaaatttccaggggcactaagtaatattttttctggaaagagggcggtagaccaaaaaagtttgggaaccactgatatacaACAATAAAACTGATTAAAGAAGCAccaatatgaaatatgtaatcatcacaagcatctattaaatatctactagGTACCATATACTATGCTATGAGGATTAAAAGGCACAAAAGATTTCTCAGTGAGCTATTGTACCCTTGCATTCATCCcctaccccccccaaaaaaaaaacaagaaatagagaaaagtaaTGACACCAACTCACTATTTCTGAAGGCATTATACTCTGTGCAATGGTAGCTAGGCAGCACACTAGATAGAGGGCTAACCTGGgttccaacacttactagctgtgtgaccctgggcaaatcagttaacctttccttcagtttcttcaagtaaaatgagctggagaaggcaatgaatagcaaactactctggtatcttggccaaaaaaacccaaaataggatcccaaagagttggatacaataggaacaactgaatagcaacaaaaTAATCCCACAAGACACTCATCACTACAGAGTAAAAAACAAACTCAGAGAGTACCTTACTTAATTACTCATTCATTTAACACATATTTAATCTTATTACTATTGCCAATTCTAATGACTgaaatttatattatctattcCTCTGACAAGGACAGACTTATTAACCGGTGTCCCCAGTGGATGGTGAACAGCATAAGAAATGACCCTGAAA
The window above is part of the Gracilinanus agilis isolate LMUSP501 chromosome 4, AgileGrace, whole genome shotgun sequence genome. Proteins encoded here:
- the SNX3 gene encoding sorting nexin-3 isoform X5, which gives rise to MAETVADTRRLITKPQNLNDAYGPPSNFLEIDVSNPQTVGVGRGRFTTYEIRVKTNLPIFKLKESSVRRRYSDFEWLRSELERESKGCRPPLGTE